The Pseudomonas sp. DG56-2 genome contains a region encoding:
- a CDS encoding OprD family porin, whose translation MFLPIRPRTPISRCAMGLFTLVNSFALPAYADLLQDSHASLEARTVYFNSDLRDGRTANPQGASKHDESAQGFIFKLQSGYTEGVIGFGADALAMLGIKLDSSAADSNSGLLPSSGHHPRHAADQYAKAGIAGKVRFSHTQLKYGALLPDMPLLKYDDTRLLPSMFHGSQLVSEEVARLKFSATRLQRYTARDSTDAQDIRLNCKNKRYVCDTTGNRFEAYQADYQLNRQFVLQYAQGELENVYHQRFFGILGSEALGAGKINADIRWFDSYDDGSARAGKIDNHALSAMLAYSRGYQTFSAGWQSLNGSSSTPYLDGSTPYLVNYVQYNDFANTEEHSWQLRYDIDLTGVGAPGFNILTRYVSGDHIKLVNNQEGKEWERNIELKYVIQTGSFKNLSLRLRNATYRTNYAQSARDVDEIRLIASYNFSII comes from the coding sequence ATGTTTCTACCTATCCGCCCACGCACGCCTATTTCCCGCTGTGCAATGGGACTGTTTACCTTAGTCAACAGCTTCGCTTTACCCGCTTACGCGGATCTTCTGCAGGACAGCCACGCGAGCCTGGAGGCGCGTACTGTTTACTTCAACAGCGACCTGCGCGACGGTAGAACAGCCAATCCGCAAGGCGCGTCAAAGCACGACGAGAGCGCCCAAGGTTTTATCTTCAAACTGCAATCGGGTTATACCGAAGGCGTCATTGGTTTCGGCGCAGATGCCTTGGCCATGCTGGGGATCAAACTCGACTCCAGTGCCGCCGACAGTAACAGCGGCCTGCTGCCCTCAAGTGGTCACCACCCGCGGCATGCCGCCGACCAATACGCCAAGGCAGGTATTGCGGGGAAGGTGCGTTTTTCCCACACACAACTTAAATACGGTGCGCTGCTACCGGACATGCCGCTGTTAAAGTACGACGACACCCGACTCCTGCCGAGTATGTTTCACGGCAGCCAACTGGTCAGCGAGGAAGTTGCCAGGTTGAAATTCAGCGCTACTCGATTGCAGCGTTATACCGCGCGGGACTCCACTGATGCTCAAGACATTCGCTTGAACTGCAAGAACAAGCGCTACGTCTGCGATACCACCGGCAATCGTTTCGAGGCCTACCAGGCAGACTATCAACTCAATCGCCAGTTCGTACTGCAATATGCTCAGGGCGAACTGGAGAATGTCTATCATCAGCGCTTCTTCGGTATTTTGGGCAGTGAGGCCCTTGGCGCTGGAAAGATCAACGCCGACATACGCTGGTTTGACAGCTATGACGATGGCTCGGCGCGCGCCGGTAAAATAGACAACCATGCCTTGAGCGCGATGCTCGCCTATTCCCGTGGTTACCAGACATTCAGTGCTGGCTGGCAGAGTTTGAATGGAAGTAGCTCGACGCCCTACCTTGATGGCAGCACACCCTACTTGGTCAACTACGTACAGTACAATGACTTCGCAAATACCGAAGAGCATTCCTGGCAACTGCGGTACGACATCGACCTGACCGGCGTCGGCGCTCCCGGTTTCAACATCTTGACCCGTTACGTTAGCGGCGACCATATAAAACTTGTCAACAACCAGGAAGGCAAGGAATGGGAACGTAACATAGAGTTGAAATATGTAATTCAGACCGGCTCCTTCAAAAACCTCAGCCTGCGTCTACGCAATGCCACCTATCGCACAAACTATGCGCAGTCAGCCCGGGATGTGGATGAGATTCGTCTGATTGCCAGCTACAACTTCTCGATCATCTGA
- a CDS encoding non-ribosomal peptide synthetase produces MNDIELNEAGSGLALLAEQQQWVQAAQAGASWSQLAHVLHLDIHGALDMSALQAALDDVAVRQQVLTTRLLEVAGYHGLRQFPGLAQPRLNVEVDDLAVDAGTAAQRLEQWLQRPLLLQQGGLAQALLQRLEGASWRLSLVLARGVIDAGSLPLLVEQLLQAYEQGASGADEEAGQFSQYLEWRGEVVRDEDAGQAAQYWQAHLGSQALAQPLLPYRRKTASAAALGQVDAPLPTALRQALELLAANQGVTLETVLQAAWWVLLARLSGRSPFLAGWRHDGRADYEFFDQTFGVFEKTLPLHLALDPAMPFEQCLTHLAQVLEQHRTWQEYWSGDVQPTHGFVLRRLPSAAQMRAGQWLARRAVALDPGFELVLQVGTDTQGTPQLLSLAFQTAHYGIEAMAGLLAQYQVLLQGISAMPARPVSELPLLGDAERQRLLALNPVPQPIDPSLTLAQRIAEWASVTPDAPAVVSEGQTLTYAQLEQRVQQLAAVMSRQGLQPGQRVALALPRCTDWLVATLAVWRLGAAWLPLDPQWPSARLARLVEQADAALLIARELPASAELTLPLLDLAHIDCNEPTPALADYPAALGDDVAYMLFTSGSTGTPKAVVIEHRALFNYVASASAAMGLERCRRFAFSSSVVADLGHTAVFGALYNGAALHLADDVTMQDGQAFARFIAQHAIDCVKIVPSHLAALIDTDAAVLPATLVLGGEAVAPALVERILRIRGDIRVFNHYGPSETTVGVMIHPITAQDLDATVVPLTQVLSNNQVWVLNAQRELVASGELGELYIGGEQLTRGYLNSPAQQAEAFLDHPLQPGTRIYRTGDLARYRPEGGIQLQGRADQQVKLRGFRVELAEIEAELCALQGVSEAAVVLDAQQEPLAFVTAQGEPVEDWQASLKRQLSQRLPAVMVPHQVQVLNAMPRLGNGKIDRRALATLDLGATQQVYVAPRDGLETVLAQRMAHVLGLERLSVEQDFFAAGGHSLLVIKLVAGIRKLLQCEVHPGVVFDNPTPAALAQVLRLQESAPGQLEKLAQARLRLDAMSPEEKARLLEKARQLQGQSS; encoded by the coding sequence ATGAATGACATCGAACTGAACGAGGCGGGCAGCGGCCTGGCCCTGCTTGCCGAGCAGCAGCAATGGGTGCAGGCAGCTCAGGCTGGGGCAAGCTGGAGCCAGTTGGCTCATGTGCTGCACTTGGATATCCACGGCGCCCTGGACATGTCCGCCTTGCAAGCGGCGCTGGACGATGTGGCTGTGCGCCAGCAGGTGTTGACCACGAGGCTGCTTGAGGTCGCCGGGTATCACGGCCTACGCCAGTTCCCTGGCTTGGCGCAACCGCGATTGAATGTCGAGGTTGATGATCTGGCCGTCGATGCCGGTACCGCAGCGCAGCGCCTGGAACAATGGCTGCAGCGTCCGCTGCTTCTGCAACAGGGCGGCCTGGCCCAGGCTTTGTTGCAGCGTCTGGAAGGTGCCAGTTGGCGTCTGAGCCTGGTCCTGGCACGTGGTGTGATCGACGCGGGCAGCTTGCCATTGCTGGTCGAGCAGCTACTGCAAGCCTACGAGCAAGGCGCCAGCGGTGCAGACGAAGAGGCGGGCCAGTTCAGCCAGTATCTGGAGTGGCGCGGCGAAGTGGTGCGTGACGAAGATGCCGGACAGGCTGCGCAGTACTGGCAGGCTCATCTCGGTTCGCAAGCTCTGGCGCAACCGCTGTTGCCTTACCGACGCAAGACGGCCTCGGCGGCAGCGCTCGGGCAGGTCGATGCACCCTTGCCAACGGCGTTGCGCCAGGCGCTCGAGCTGCTTGCCGCGAATCAGGGTGTGACGCTGGAAACAGTGCTGCAAGCTGCCTGGTGGGTGCTGCTGGCACGTTTGAGCGGGCGTTCTCCGTTCCTCGCCGGATGGCGTCACGATGGTCGTGCCGACTACGAGTTCTTTGACCAGACCTTCGGTGTATTCGAGAAGACCCTGCCATTGCATCTGGCGCTGGACCCGGCCATGCCATTTGAACAGTGCCTGACCCACCTTGCGCAGGTGCTGGAGCAACACCGCACCTGGCAGGAATACTGGAGTGGCGACGTCCAACCAACGCACGGCTTCGTGCTCCGGCGCTTGCCGTCGGCTGCGCAGATGAGGGCAGGGCAGTGGTTGGCGCGCAGAGCGGTGGCGCTGGACCCTGGGTTCGAATTGGTGTTGCAGGTGGGCACCGATACCCAGGGCACGCCGCAGCTACTGAGCCTGGCATTCCAGACCGCACACTACGGCATCGAAGCCATGGCGGGTTTACTGGCGCAGTACCAGGTGCTGCTGCAAGGCATCAGTGCAATGCCCGCACGCCCGGTGAGTGAGTTGCCGCTCCTGGGTGACGCCGAGCGCCAACGGTTGCTGGCCCTCAACCCGGTCCCCCAGCCGATCGACCCGAGCCTGACCTTGGCCCAGCGCATTGCCGAGTGGGCTTCGGTGACCCCTGACGCACCTGCCGTGGTAAGCGAGGGACAGACCCTCACCTACGCTCAGCTGGAACAGCGTGTTCAACAGCTGGCCGCGGTCATGAGTCGTCAGGGTTTGCAGCCCGGGCAGCGCGTGGCCCTGGCCCTGCCGCGTTGCACCGACTGGCTGGTGGCGACGTTGGCGGTCTGGCGCCTGGGCGCCGCCTGGCTGCCGCTCGATCCACAATGGCCCAGCGCGCGCCTGGCTCGCCTTGTAGAGCAAGCAGACGCGGCACTGCTGATTGCCCGTGAGCTGCCTGCCAGCGCTGAGTTGACGCTGCCGCTGCTCGACCTTGCGCACATCGACTGCAACGAGCCGACACCGGCGCTGGCCGACTACCCTGCAGCGCTAGGCGACGACGTTGCTTACATGCTGTTTACCTCCGGCTCCACCGGGACGCCGAAGGCCGTTGTCATCGAACACCGCGCATTGTTCAACTACGTGGCCTCGGCCAGCGCGGCAATGGGCCTGGAGCGCTGCCGCCGGTTCGCCTTCAGCTCCAGCGTGGTCGCTGACCTGGGCCACACTGCCGTGTTCGGCGCCTTGTACAACGGCGCGGCGCTGCACCTGGCCGACGACGTTACCATGCAAGACGGCCAGGCGTTTGCGCGCTTCATTGCCCAGCATGCTATCGACTGCGTGAAAATCGTCCCTTCACATCTGGCGGCGCTCATCGATACGGACGCGGCGGTACTGCCAGCCACGCTGGTGCTGGGTGGCGAAGCGGTGGCCCCGGCACTGGTCGAACGCATCCTGCGCATTCGCGGGGATATCCGCGTGTTCAACCACTATGGCCCGAGTGAAACCACGGTCGGAGTGATGATTCATCCGATTACCGCGCAAGATCTCGATGCCACGGTGGTGCCGCTGACCCAAGTGCTGAGCAACAATCAGGTGTGGGTGCTCAATGCGCAACGCGAATTGGTTGCCAGCGGTGAACTCGGCGAACTGTACATCGGCGGTGAGCAACTGACTCGTGGCTACCTGAATAGCCCAGCGCAGCAGGCCGAAGCCTTCCTGGACCATCCTCTGCAGCCGGGAACACGGATCTATCGCACGGGAGACCTTGCGCGTTATCGTCCCGAAGGCGGAATCCAGCTGCAGGGTCGCGCCGATCAGCAAGTCAAACTGCGTGGCTTTCGCGTCGAACTGGCGGAAATCGAAGCCGAGCTCTGCGCGCTGCAGGGCGTCAGTGAGGCCGCGGTAGTGCTCGATGCCCAGCAGGAACCGCTGGCATTCGTTACCGCGCAGGGCGAGCCGGTGGAGGACTGGCAGGCGAGTCTGAAGAGGCAACTGAGCCAGCGCCTGCCCGCGGTCATGGTGCCGCACCAGGTGCAGGTGTTGAACGCCATGCCCCGCCTGGGCAATGGCAAGATCGACCGCCGGGCCTTGGCCACGCTGGACCTCGGCGCTACGCAGCAGGTGTATGTCGCACCCCGGGATGGCCTGGAAACAGTGCTTGCCCAGCGCATGGCACACGTGCTTGGGCTTGAGCGCCTGAGTGTCGAGCAGGACTTCTTTGCTGCCGGTGGCCACTCGTTGCTGGTGATCAAACTGGTTGCAGGCATCCGCAAACTACTGCAGTGCGAAGTCCACCCGGGCGTGGTGTTCGATAACCCCACCCCCGCGGCACTGGCCCAGGTTCTACGCCTGCAGGAAAGCGCACCGGGGCAACTGGAGAAACTCGCCCAGGCACGCCTGCGCCTGGATGCAATGAGCCCGGAAGAGAAGGCCAGGCTGCTGGAGAAAGCCCGGCAGTTACAAGGGCAAAGTAGCTGA
- a CDS encoding serine hydrolase has protein sequence MTRSLRKTLITACILTSISMLPLQSFASQAVDSTLYSVNRGDPSLQANGKYIDEMVADFMKKNDLPGLSMAIVQAPYIPRAAGYGLATETNDELASIKTIWNVGQITQAFTAVSIFQLVEMGKLDVNDKVAAYLSDTPSSWQDVTILDLLQHASGIPDFRHHGYDANTAYTPDKLVDLVKGDPLIFKPGTKVKDSATDFILLGQIIENTSGMSYEDFVWKYQIQPLGLKSTMFVADMQSKLHLDRPTPTKVKNQHSKFKADQTFIDPLETATGYKSINGKNTAVSLEASNNLYAYGGLWSSAEDISRWDIALAGSVLLKDAAHRDTIYKPAKLKNGAVVPAMAGWEFTKHPGFLEIKGSNAGFSAYLSRFTAGDELVCVTLITNKQDVDMTALARDIAEAYKPGLGSGLDSDKVVNQESKFSVDETIARLKNDLQSKKIPVFAEFDHEKNARGTGMNVRPTKVLVLGNPSVGTKLILDKQGAALDLPLRVAVWQDERGRVWAGYENLDQLSQKYGVTDSVTLNKISQFMSTLVGNAVSVYQQ, from the coding sequence ATGACCCGGTCATTAAGAAAGACGTTGATCACCGCCTGTATCCTGACCTCAATCAGCATGTTGCCCCTGCAGTCCTTTGCCTCGCAGGCCGTCGACTCCACGCTCTATTCAGTCAATCGTGGCGATCCGTCACTCCAAGCCAACGGCAAATACATTGACGAGATGGTTGCGGACTTCATGAAGAAGAACGATTTGCCTGGTTTGTCGATGGCGATCGTTCAAGCGCCTTACATTCCCCGTGCAGCAGGCTATGGCCTGGCGACAGAAACCAATGACGAACTTGCATCAATCAAAACCATCTGGAACGTAGGTCAGATCACCCAGGCGTTTACCGCCGTGTCCATTTTCCAGCTTGTGGAGATGGGCAAGCTTGATGTCAACGACAAGGTGGCCGCCTACCTCAGCGATACGCCAAGCAGTTGGCAGGACGTGACCATTCTCGACCTGCTCCAACACGCCTCCGGTATTCCCGACTTCAGGCACCATGGCTATGACGCCAACACCGCCTACACTCCGGACAAACTGGTCGATTTGGTAAAAGGTGACCCGCTGATATTCAAACCAGGCACCAAGGTCAAGGACAGTGCGACCGATTTCATTTTGCTCGGTCAAATTATCGAAAATACCAGCGGGATGAGCTACGAAGACTTCGTCTGGAAATACCAGATTCAACCGTTGGGCTTGAAAAGCACGATGTTTGTGGCAGACATGCAAAGCAAACTCCACCTTGATCGCCCTACCCCCACCAAAGTCAAAAACCAGCATTCAAAATTCAAGGCTGACCAGACCTTTATTGACCCACTAGAGACGGCAACAGGCTACAAGTCGATCAACGGAAAAAATACAGCGGTCAGCCTTGAAGCATCCAACAACCTGTACGCCTATGGCGGCCTGTGGTCTTCAGCGGAAGATATCAGTCGCTGGGATATCGCCCTTGCGGGCAGTGTGCTGCTCAAGGATGCCGCACACCGCGACACGATCTACAAACCCGCAAAGCTTAAAAATGGCGCAGTGGTCCCGGCGATGGCCGGCTGGGAATTCACCAAACATCCCGGGTTCCTTGAAATCAAGGGCAGCAATGCGGGGTTCAGTGCTTATCTGAGTCGGTTTACTGCTGGCGATGAACTGGTCTGCGTCACGCTCATTACCAACAAGCAAGACGTCGATATGACGGCTCTGGCCCGTGACATTGCCGAGGCCTACAAGCCTGGCCTGGGGTCGGGGCTGGACTCGGACAAAGTGGTCAACCAGGAAAGCAAATTCAGCGTCGACGAGACCATCGCCCGTCTGAAGAATGATCTTCAGAGCAAGAAGATCCCTGTCTTTGCCGAATTCGACCACGAGAAAAATGCCCGCGGTACAGGCATGAACGTGCGGCCGACCAAGGTGCTGGTATTGGGAAACCCCAGCGTCGGCACCAAGCTGATACTGGATAAACAAGGCGCGGCACTCGATCTGCCGCTTCGCGTTGCGGTCTGGCAGGATGAACGGGGCCGGGTGTGGGCGGGTTATGAAAACCTTGATCAACTGTCGCAGAAGTACGGCGTAACGGACAGCGTCACCCTGAACAAGATCAGTCAGTTCATGAGCACCTTGGTCGGCAACGCTGTGAGCGTCTATCAACAGTGA
- a CDS encoding cysteine hydrolase, producing the protein MSDSIVNLCPKHFDRKTTALLFTDPQVEVLTDQGGAWPFVKDAVLANRTVENIERLFQTAKQHGYEVFVSPHYYYPTDHKWHFHDPLSEVMHANRMFERGSPLSLQGFVGSGADWVPALQPYIEDGKTIVCSPHKLYGPQSNDLILQLRKFGIQKVILGGMLANMCVEAHARELLEQGFELIIAKDATAGPRHAEWGNGNVSADINFRYLSKDVLSTDEIIQRLTPAPASKADEQRCKQR; encoded by the coding sequence ATGAGCGATTCCATCGTTAACCTATGCCCGAAACACTTCGACCGCAAAACGACTGCACTGTTATTTACTGACCCACAAGTAGAAGTGCTGACCGACCAAGGAGGCGCCTGGCCTTTTGTAAAAGATGCGGTATTGGCCAACCGTACGGTCGAGAATATCGAACGGCTTTTCCAGACGGCAAAGCAACATGGTTATGAGGTTTTCGTCTCGCCGCATTACTACTACCCCACCGACCATAAGTGGCACTTTCATGATCCACTGAGTGAAGTCATGCATGCCAACCGCATGTTCGAGCGCGGCAGCCCATTGAGCTTGCAAGGCTTCGTTGGCTCAGGGGCGGATTGGGTTCCAGCGTTGCAACCGTATATCGAAGACGGCAAGACCATTGTTTGTTCGCCACACAAACTTTATGGGCCGCAGTCCAACGATCTGATATTGCAGTTGCGCAAGTTCGGTATCCAGAAAGTCATTCTTGGCGGCATGCTCGCCAATATGTGTGTCGAGGCCCATGCCCGCGAACTGCTTGAGCAGGGCTTCGAATTGATCATTGCCAAAGATGCAACGGCGGGGCCGCGCCACGCTGAATGGGGTAATGGCAATGTATCAGCAGATATCAACTTCCGTTACTTGTCCAAAGATGTGCTCAGCACCGACGAGATCATTCAGCGTTTAACCCCTGCACCTGCCTCCAAAGCAGACGAGCAGCGCTGCAAACAACGATAA
- a CDS encoding TonB-dependent siderophore receptor yields the protein MKSERHALTGRFCSWQKERLRSCTSIIVLGLALGMGNVAQAQESRVNVPAMPLNEALTQLGYQTGLQFLFEPSLVSGKRSVPVSGNMEPSTALDTMLKNANLTYRIENDTVILSSPKGSASGATLELGATSVVGQGMGESTEHSGSYTPGLTSVGSKTPMSLRETPQSVSVITAQALKDRQITGLGDAMRATPGITVKNFNYRMPRYYSRGFEIKNIQIDGASSLDANGGYSNQLYNLAEFDHIEVLRGSAGLFGGVGDPGGIINLVRKRPLDHYQLKFDASAGSWDNYRSQVDVTGPLAFDGALRGRLVAAYTDRQYFMDNRGTENPTVYGVLEADLTPDTMITLGGRLEKNKETGTGDGLPFYSDGKSPNYSRSYWPTTTWSYSDHSSNELFFKLDHYFSDDWKFNTSLTHVFETVESQGAFIYGNIDRADGSGPYWAGSYQRAKTDQTVLDMNLSGKFDMLGREHELLIGADAQSIRARWRAADGMSGRFGPATQPWVEGTMDKEFWRDYSPNKQKQYGLYSTLRLQLADPLKLIVGARATRYKYDQVYSTKDRVTDVWSVKNIVDYREPTKVVPFGGLVYDLNEEWSTYVSYSEIFNPQAKSLAGPQPGTSLDPMEGKTYETGVKGELWDGAVNVSAALFYSERENQATPDPRYAQQVLMYGGSCCYLPRGKVTSKGIDLEISGELLPNWQVMAGYTYNRNEDRTNSAIFSSVTPKHLAKFWSTYVLPGELSDWKVGGGATIQSANFVSGEIEYSGVNEIPKTQVEMSQGGYAVWDAMLEYKVDSHWTVAFNANNLFDRKYYDTLTHPDYANYYGTPRNYMLTLRGVWD from the coding sequence ATGAAATCTGAACGACACGCATTGACGGGCCGTTTTTGCTCGTGGCAGAAGGAACGGCTGCGCAGCTGCACGTCGATTATCGTGCTAGGCCTGGCATTGGGCATGGGGAATGTTGCTCAAGCGCAGGAAAGTCGGGTAAACGTCCCGGCAATGCCACTCAATGAAGCGCTGACCCAATTGGGCTATCAGACCGGCCTGCAGTTCCTGTTCGAGCCGAGCCTGGTCAGCGGCAAGCGTTCTGTACCGGTCTCCGGCAACATGGAACCCAGCACCGCGCTGGACACCATGCTCAAGAATGCCAACCTGACCTACCGCATCGAGAACGACACGGTCATCCTAAGCAGCCCAAAGGGGTCCGCTTCGGGGGCGACACTGGAGCTGGGCGCGACTAGCGTCGTCGGCCAAGGGATGGGTGAATCCACCGAGCACTCAGGCTCCTACACGCCAGGGCTGACCAGCGTCGGCTCAAAGACGCCGATGTCGCTGCGCGAGACGCCGCAATCGGTGTCGGTGATTACCGCCCAGGCCCTCAAGGACCGGCAGATTACTGGCTTGGGCGATGCAATGCGCGCCACCCCCGGCATCACCGTCAAAAACTTCAACTACCGCATGCCGCGTTACTATTCGCGTGGTTTCGAGATCAAGAACATCCAGATCGACGGCGCTTCCAGCCTCGACGCCAACGGTGGCTATTCCAACCAGCTGTACAACCTTGCCGAGTTCGACCACATCGAAGTGCTGCGCGGCTCTGCCGGATTGTTCGGTGGTGTGGGCGACCCAGGCGGCATCATTAACCTGGTGCGCAAGCGCCCATTGGACCACTACCAGCTCAAATTCGATGCCTCGGCCGGCTCCTGGGACAACTACCGCTCGCAGGTCGATGTTACCGGTCCGCTCGCATTCGATGGAGCGTTGCGTGGCCGGCTGGTCGCTGCCTACACCGACCGCCAGTACTTCATGGATAACCGCGGTACCGAGAACCCGACGGTCTATGGTGTGCTCGAGGCAGACCTGACGCCCGACACCATGATCACCCTCGGTGGCCGCCTGGAGAAGAACAAGGAAACTGGCACCGGTGATGGCCTGCCGTTCTACTCCGATGGCAAGAGTCCGAACTACAGCCGCAGCTATTGGCCGACTACGACCTGGTCGTATTCCGATCACTCTTCCAATGAGCTGTTCTTCAAACTTGACCACTATTTCAGTGATGACTGGAAGTTCAATACCTCGCTGACCCACGTATTCGAAACCGTGGAGAGCCAGGGTGCATTCATCTATGGCAACATCGACAGGGCCGATGGAAGCGGACCTTACTGGGCGGGTAGTTACCAGCGTGCCAAGACCGACCAGACCGTGCTGGACATGAACCTCTCTGGCAAGTTCGATATGCTGGGCCGCGAGCACGAGCTGCTGATTGGTGCCGACGCGCAGTCCATTCGAGCCCGTTGGCGCGCTGCCGACGGCATGAGCGGTCGTTTCGGCCCAGCCACCCAGCCATGGGTGGAAGGCACCATGGACAAGGAGTTCTGGCGTGACTACAGCCCGAACAAGCAGAAACAGTACGGCCTGTATTCGACCCTGCGCCTGCAACTCGCTGATCCGTTGAAGCTGATAGTGGGTGCACGCGCCACTCGCTATAAGTACGATCAAGTCTACTCGACCAAGGACAGGGTCACCGACGTCTGGTCGGTGAAAAACATCGTCGACTATCGCGAGCCGACCAAGGTAGTGCCGTTCGGTGGTCTGGTCTACGACTTGAACGAAGAGTGGTCTACTTACGTCAGTTATTCGGAGATATTCAACCCGCAGGCCAAGTCTCTGGCTGGTCCGCAACCGGGCACGTCACTGGATCCGATGGAAGGCAAAACCTACGAGACCGGAGTCAAGGGCGAGCTGTGGGACGGTGCGGTTAACGTCTCGGCGGCGCTGTTCTACTCCGAGCGCGAGAACCAGGCGACCCCCGACCCGCGCTATGCCCAGCAAGTGCTGATGTACGGCGGCAGTTGCTGTTACTTGCCACGTGGCAAAGTCACCAGCAAGGGCATCGACCTGGAAATCAGCGGTGAGCTGCTGCCGAACTGGCAAGTGATGGCTGGCTACACCTACAACCGCAACGAGGACCGCACCAACAGCGCGATCTTCAGCAGCGTGACGCCCAAGCATCTGGCCAAGTTCTGGAGCACCTACGTGCTTCCGGGTGAGCTGTCCGACTGGAAGGTCGGTGGTGGTGCAACTATCCAGAGCGCCAACTTCGTCAGCGGCGAGATCGAGTACAGCGGCGTGAACGAAATTCCCAAGACTCAGGTAGAGATGTCCCAAGGCGGCTACGCCGTGTGGGATGCGATGCTCGAGTACAAGGTAGATTCGCACTGGACGGTGGCGTTCAACGCCAACAACCTGTTCGATCGCAAGTACTACGACACCCTGACGCATCCGGATTATGCTAACTACTACGGTACGCCGCGTAACTACATGCTGACCCTGCGAGGTGTCTGGGACTGA
- a CDS encoding alpha/beta hydrolase yields MSLHPDLAAFLELAEFGRLTGKSKPMHELSVEAARAEFEATSAILDPAPPADLEVLELTFTTRDGIHLPARLYRRSTTAAGAQPLTLYFHGGGFVVGSLDSHDSVCRRLASTGAAAVLAPAYRLAPEHRAPTALDDALDSVNWLTTVATELNLDINRVSFAGDSVGATLATSLALIAAAEPARITVQPLCQLLFYPVTDMSRQRASHRLYAEGYLLETDTLEWFYSHYCAAHRDDPRLSPLLVKHLPVMAPAYISLARFDPLVDEGLAYVERLRASGTQVHLEIQEGLTHDFLRMTGIVAEAAQVYEHCTDWQASQVIREEVETG; encoded by the coding sequence ATGTCTCTACACCCGGACCTCGCCGCTTTCCTGGAACTGGCCGAATTCGGCCGCCTCACGGGCAAGAGCAAGCCCATGCACGAACTGAGCGTCGAGGCCGCCCGCGCCGAGTTCGAGGCCACCTCAGCGATCCTCGATCCAGCCCCTCCGGCCGACCTCGAGGTGCTCGAACTGACGTTCACCACCCGCGACGGCATCCACCTGCCAGCGCGGCTGTACCGCCGCAGCACGACGGCCGCTGGGGCGCAACCGCTGACGTTATACTTTCACGGCGGCGGTTTCGTGGTCGGCAGCCTGGACTCCCACGACAGCGTATGCCGTCGCCTAGCCAGTACCGGCGCTGCAGCGGTGCTCGCCCCGGCCTATCGCCTGGCCCCTGAGCACCGGGCCCCGACCGCTCTGGATGATGCGCTGGACAGCGTCAACTGGCTGACCACAGTAGCTACCGAGCTGAACCTGGACATCAACCGGGTGTCCTTCGCTGGCGACAGCGTTGGCGCCACTCTGGCCACCAGTCTGGCCCTCATCGCCGCCGCTGAACCTGCGCGCATCACCGTGCAGCCGCTGTGCCAGTTGCTGTTCTACCCCGTGACCGACATGAGCCGCCAGCGCGCGTCGCACCGTTTGTATGCCGAGGGTTACCTATTGGAAACTGACACCTTGGAGTGGTTCTACAGCCACTATTGCGCCGCCCACCGCGACGACCCGCGGCTCTCGCCGCTGCTGGTCAAGCACCTGCCGGTCATGGCCCCGGCCTACATCAGTCTGGCGCGCTTCGACCCGCTGGTGGACGAAGGCCTGGCCTACGTCGAACGCCTGCGTGCCAGTGGTACCCAGGTTCACCTGGAAATTCAGGAAGGCCTGACCCACGACTTTCTGCGCATGACCGGTATCGTCGCCGAGGCGGCGCAGGTCTACGAACACTGCACGGACTGGCAGGCCAGCCAGGTGATCCGCGAAGAGGTCGAAACTGGTTAA